Proteins from a single region of Streptomyces sp. TN58:
- the cseB gene encoding two-component system response regulator CseB — protein sequence MSVSEQVGGVPAPRVPDPVSVLVVEDDATIRRAVQLSLERYGYQVAVAANGLDGLEAFRAGSHDLLILDVMLPELDGIGLCRRIREQSLVPVLMMSARGDALDVVSGLEAGADDYVVKPVDTPVLVARIRTLLRRATFRPAQPQTTPARGTGPTNPAPASAHTGTTRAELVFGDLSVNTLGLEVHRGGQPVPLTPTELRLLLEFAAAPGTVLDRRRLLRDVWDYGWEGDTRVVDLCVLRLRKKIGAERIETVRGFGYKLVRD from the coding sequence ATGTCCGTTTCTGAGCAGGTAGGTGGCGTGCCGGCACCCCGGGTCCCAGACCCCGTCAGCGTCCTCGTCGTCGAGGACGACGCCACCATCCGCCGCGCCGTGCAGCTGTCCCTGGAAAGGTACGGCTATCAGGTCGCGGTGGCCGCGAACGGACTCGACGGCCTGGAGGCGTTCCGGGCCGGCAGCCACGACCTGCTGATCCTGGACGTGATGCTGCCCGAACTCGACGGCATCGGCCTGTGCCGCCGCATCCGCGAGCAGAGCCTGGTCCCGGTCCTGATGATGTCCGCGCGCGGAGACGCCCTCGACGTGGTCTCCGGACTGGAGGCGGGCGCCGACGACTACGTCGTCAAACCCGTCGACACCCCCGTCCTCGTCGCCCGCATCCGGACGCTGCTGCGCCGCGCCACCTTCCGCCCCGCCCAACCGCAGACGACTCCGGCGCGCGGGACCGGACCGACGAACCCCGCCCCCGCCTCCGCGCACACCGGGACGACCCGTGCCGAGCTGGTCTTCGGGGACCTGTCCGTGAACACCCTCGGCCTGGAGGTACACCGGGGCGGACAGCCCGTACCGCTGACCCCAACCGAGCTGCGGCTGCTGCTGGAGTTCGCGGCAGCCCCCGGCACCGTACTCGACCGCCGCCGCCTCCTGCGGGACGTGTGGGACTACGGCTGGGAGGGCGACACCCGCGTCGTGGACCTGTGCGTGCTGCGGCTGCGCAAGAAGATCGGAGCCGAGCGGATCGAGACCGTCCGCGGCTTCGGCTACAAACTCGTCCGCGACTGA
- a CDS encoding endonuclease/exonuclease/phosphatase family protein, producing the protein MALHTWIPNAAVNLGSLVQTFLPWAGLSVPVLLVAAAVRRSRLAAVAVLAPATVWACLFGGTLADKRTERTERTERTERSERSGGGHFTVVSHNVDEDNPDPARTARALAASGADVLALQEMSSKATPAYERELAAGYPYSSDTLGVRLWSKHPLNGVEAVPIMPWTRAVRATVETPHGPVAVFAAHLASVRLTPDAGFTTDRRNDAARKLAAAVRAEPLARVVVMGDFNGTADDTALRPVTSQLTSAQREAGAGFGFTWPAPFPLVRIDQILVKGMSTTSSWTLPATGSDHLPVAASLRL; encoded by the coding sequence ATGGCCCTGCACACCTGGATCCCGAACGCGGCCGTCAACCTCGGCAGCCTGGTCCAGACCTTCCTGCCCTGGGCCGGCCTGAGCGTCCCCGTCCTCCTCGTGGCGGCGGCGGTACGCCGCTCCCGGCTCGCCGCCGTCGCCGTCCTGGCCCCCGCGACCGTCTGGGCCTGCCTTTTCGGCGGGACCCTCGCCGACAAGCGAACCGAGCGAACCGAGCGAACCGAGCGAACCGAGCGGTCGGAGCGGTCCGGCGGCGGCCACTTCACCGTGGTAAGCCACAACGTGGACGAGGACAACCCCGATCCGGCGCGGACCGCGCGAGCCCTCGCCGCATCGGGCGCGGACGTGCTGGCCCTGCAGGAGATGTCCTCGAAAGCCACGCCCGCCTACGAGCGCGAGCTCGCCGCCGGCTATCCGTACAGCTCCGACACCCTCGGCGTCAGACTGTGGAGCAAGCACCCGCTGAACGGCGTGGAAGCGGTGCCGATCATGCCGTGGACGCGAGCCGTACGAGCCACCGTCGAGACCCCCCACGGCCCCGTCGCGGTCTTCGCCGCCCACCTCGCTTCGGTACGCCTGACCCCCGACGCCGGATTCACCACCGACCGCCGCAACGATGCCGCCCGGAAGCTGGCCGCGGCCGTACGGGCGGAGCCGCTGGCCCGGGTCGTCGTGATGGGTGACTTCAACGGGACGGCGGACGACACGGCTTTGCGACCGGTGACCTCCCAGCTGACCTCCGCACAGCGCGAGGCGGGCGCCGGCTTCGGCTTCACCTGGCCCGCTCCGTTCCCCCTGGTCCGCATCGACCAGATCCTGGTGAAGGGGATGAGCACGACCTCCTCGTGGACCCTCCCCGCTACCGGCAGCGACCACCTCCCCGTCGCGGCCTCCCTCCGGCTGTGA
- a CDS encoding glycoside hydrolase family 64 protein, with product MSRRKLLAVTGGLALAVPAAAAWLEMGANATTAATLPLDLVNTTGSNTVYAYVLGRDPAAGGAWAFIQANGSSLYHPPAPANDQTPLGVDCAIELNASGAGARRVTLPRLDSGRIYFSVGAKLTFLVNRGGGLALPSVSNPTDPNANVAHDFCEFTFNSDQLYANITFVDMVSLPIAFQLETGQGTQTVRGLPADGLSRVAAALRAQSAADGSDWSRLIVTAGGRDVRVLSPNLAIRGNNALFRGYFDSYVDEVWNKYRSTDLRVDTQFTWGTVTGRVNGDVLAFPGVGGFAKPSTLSIFSCSDAPFTTGNDLMGNLSARLAAAFNRTTLLDNPHQPTGENPAAFYTRPRTNHYSRILHDTTPDHLGYAFPYDDVHPAGVDFEGKVQSGSPGRWTITVGGVAGGGTPAPTPTATGPGGGVGAFTTIQAEAFSAQSGAQVESCSDSGGGSAVGHLSNGDWLKFSAVAFGSTGATRFDARVASGAAGGVSGLVQVRLGSPTATPVGSFAVANTGGWQAWRTVPADIRRTTGTHDVYLTFDSGQSSDFVNVNWFSFA from the coding sequence ATGTCCCGCAGAAAGCTCCTCGCCGTGACGGGGGGCCTGGCCCTGGCCGTACCCGCCGCGGCAGCCTGGCTGGAGATGGGCGCCAACGCGACCACCGCCGCCACGCTCCCCCTGGACCTGGTGAACACCACCGGCAGCAACACGGTGTACGCCTATGTGCTCGGCCGGGACCCCGCGGCCGGCGGCGCCTGGGCCTTCATCCAGGCCAACGGCTCCAGCCTGTACCACCCGCCGGCTCCGGCCAACGACCAGACCCCGCTCGGGGTCGACTGTGCCATCGAGCTGAACGCGTCCGGCGCCGGAGCGCGGAGGGTGACGCTGCCGCGCCTGGACAGCGGCCGTATCTACTTCTCCGTCGGCGCGAAGCTGACCTTCCTGGTGAACCGCGGCGGCGGTCTGGCCCTGCCGTCGGTGAGCAACCCCACCGACCCCAACGCGAACGTCGCTCACGACTTCTGCGAATTCACCTTCAACAGCGACCAGTTGTACGCCAACATCACGTTCGTCGACATGGTCTCGCTGCCGATCGCCTTCCAACTGGAGACCGGCCAGGGCACCCAGACGGTGCGCGGGCTGCCCGCCGACGGACTGTCCCGGGTCGCCGCCGCGCTGCGGGCCCAGTCCGCCGCCGACGGCAGCGACTGGAGCCGGCTGATCGTGACCGCGGGCGGCCGCGACGTGCGCGTACTCAGCCCCAATCTGGCGATCCGCGGCAACAACGCCTTGTTCCGCGGTTACTTCGACAGCTACGTGGACGAGGTGTGGAACAAGTACCGCTCCACCGACCTGCGTGTCGACACCCAGTTCACCTGGGGGACCGTCACCGGCCGGGTGAACGGCGATGTCCTCGCCTTCCCCGGAGTCGGCGGCTTCGCCAAGCCGTCCACCCTTTCGATCTTCTCCTGCAGCGACGCGCCCTTCACCACGGGCAACGACCTGATGGGCAATCTCAGCGCACGGCTCGCCGCCGCCTTCAACCGCACCACCCTGCTGGACAACCCCCACCAGCCGACCGGCGAGAATCCCGCCGCCTTCTACACCCGGCCGCGCACCAACCACTACTCCCGCATCCTGCACGACACCACCCCCGACCATCTCGGGTACGCCTTCCCGTACGACGACGTGCACCCCGCCGGAGTCGACTTCGAGGGCAAGGTGCAGTCCGGCTCCCCCGGCCGCTGGACCATCACGGTCGGCGGTGTGGCCGGCGGCGGCACACCGGCCCCGACGCCGACCGCCACCGGTCCGGGCGGCGGGGTCGGCGCCTTCACCACCATCCAGGCCGAAGCGTTCAGTGCCCAGTCCGGAGCACAGGTCGAGTCCTGCTCCGACAGCGGCGGCGGGTCCGCCGTCGGCCATCTGTCCAACGGCGACTGGCTCAAGTTCTCGGCCGTCGCCTTCGGCTCCACCGGCGCCACCCGCTTCGACGCCCGCGTCGCCTCGGGGGCCGCCGGCGGAGTCAGCGGCCTGGTCCAGGTCCGCCTCGGCAGCCCCACGGCCACCCCGGTCGGCAGCTTCGCCGTCGCCAACACCGGCGGCTGGCAGGCCTGGCGCACCGTCCCGGCCGACATCCGCCGCACCACCGGAACCCACGACGTCTATCTGACCTTCGACAGCGGCCAGTCCTCCGACTTCGTCAACGTCAACTGGTTCTCCTTCGCCTAG
- a CDS encoding arsenate reductase ArsC gives MSATPLASVLFVCIHNAGRSQMAAGFLRHLAGDRVEVRSAGSMPGDRINPSAVAAMAELGIDISGQTPKVLTPEAAQASDYIITMGCGDACPYFPGKTYLDWQLEDPAGQGVEAVRPIRDEIRTLVEGLISEIDTSRQA, from the coding sequence ATGTCCGCCACCCCGCTCGCGTCCGTGCTGTTCGTCTGCATCCACAACGCCGGCCGCTCCCAGATGGCGGCCGGGTTCCTGCGCCACCTCGCCGGCGACCGCGTCGAGGTCCGCTCTGCCGGATCGATGCCCGGCGACCGGATCAACCCCTCCGCGGTCGCCGCGATGGCCGAGCTGGGCATCGACATCTCCGGCCAGACCCCCAAGGTCCTCACCCCTGAGGCCGCCCAGGCCTCCGACTACATCATCACCATGGGCTGCGGCGACGCCTGCCCGTACTTCCCCGGCAAGACCTACCTCGACTGGCAGCTCGAAGACCCCGCCGGCCAGGGTGTCGAAGCCGTCCGCCCCATCCGCGACGAGATCAGGACCCTCGTCGAGGGCCTGATCTCCGAGATCGACACCAGCCGGCAGGCATAG
- a CDS encoding glycoside hydrolase family 16 protein, whose protein sequence is MAAAHRARRRSLGGVVLLVTAALVAAVLMSFTRSVAPPAGAATAGASVVAQTWSDEFDGPAGRAPDAAKWTLETGGSGFGNHELQYYTNSTSNAALDGQGNLVITARKNTDAGLGCWYGQCQYTSARLNTAKTFTQAYGRFEARIKIPRGQGIWPAFWMLGNDLGSVGWPGSGEIDIMENIGREPNTVHGTVHGPGYSGAGGIGAAYNLPGGRAFADDFHVFAVDWSPNSLVWSVDGTTYKTLTPAGIGGNKWVFDHPFFVILNLAVGGDWPGSPDASTSFPQTMTVDYVRASSADAPAARPIRGIGGMCVDVAGGSDADRTPIQLHDCTGSPAQQWTIGGDGTVRALGKCLDVAGGSTADGAVVQLYTCNGTNAQKWTYTAARDLTNTGAGKCLDAKGNSSADGTRLQTWTCTGGANQKWTVG, encoded by the coding sequence ATGGCTGCTGCTCATCGCGCACGTCGCCGCTCTCTCGGCGGAGTGGTGCTCCTCGTGACCGCCGCCCTGGTCGCGGCGGTGCTCATGTCCTTCACGCGTTCGGTCGCCCCGCCCGCCGGTGCCGCGACCGCCGGCGCCTCGGTTGTCGCGCAGACCTGGTCCGACGAGTTCGACGGCCCGGCCGGCCGCGCTCCTGACGCCGCCAAGTGGACGCTTGAGACCGGCGGTTCGGGCTTCGGCAACCACGAGCTGCAGTACTACACCAACAGCACCTCGAACGCCGCGCTGGACGGCCAGGGCAACCTCGTCATCACCGCGCGGAAGAACACCGACGCCGGCCTCGGCTGCTGGTACGGGCAGTGCCAGTACACCTCGGCCCGGCTGAACACCGCCAAGACCTTCACCCAGGCGTACGGGCGCTTCGAGGCCCGCATCAAGATCCCGCGCGGTCAGGGCATCTGGCCCGCCTTCTGGATGCTCGGCAACGACCTCGGCAGCGTGGGCTGGCCGGGCAGCGGCGAGATCGACATCATGGAGAACATCGGCCGCGAACCCAACACCGTGCACGGCACGGTGCACGGCCCCGGCTACTCCGGAGCGGGCGGCATCGGCGCCGCGTACAACCTGCCCGGTGGCCGTGCCTTCGCCGACGACTTCCACGTGTTCGCCGTCGACTGGAGCCCCAACTCCCTCGTCTGGTCGGTGGACGGCACCACGTACAAGACGCTCACGCCGGCCGGCATCGGCGGCAACAAGTGGGTCTTCGACCACCCGTTCTTCGTCATCCTCAACCTGGCGGTCGGTGGGGACTGGCCCGGCAGCCCGGACGCCTCCACGTCCTTTCCGCAGACGATGACCGTCGACTACGTCCGTGCCTCCTCCGCCGACGCCCCCGCCGCACGCCCGATCCGTGGCATCGGCGGCATGTGCGTCGACGTCGCCGGCGGCTCCGACGCCGACCGCACCCCCATCCAGCTGCACGACTGCACCGGCAGTCCGGCCCAGCAGTGGACCATCGGGGGTGACGGCACCGTCCGCGCCCTCGGCAAGTGCCTGGACGTCGCGGGCGGCTCCACCGCCGACGGGGCCGTCGTCCAGCTCTACACCTGCAACGGCACCAACGCCCAGAAGTGGACGTACACCGCCGCCCGTGACCTCACCAACACCGGTGCGGGCAAGTGCCTGGACGCCAAGGGCAACTCCTCCGCCGACGGAACCCGGTTGCAGACCTGGACCTGCACCGGCGGCGCCAACCAGAAGTGGACGGTCGGCTGA
- a CDS encoding aquaporin, producing MTATEPATSGAMAAAPAPQPAPGATPPHKPLRARAAAELVGTAALVAIVVGSGIQATELTDDVALQLLANSTATVFGLGVLIVLLGPVSGAHFNPAVSLAEWWTARRGGPGVTGRDLAAYIPAQITGAITGAIAADAMFGQPLVKWSTHERSAGNLLLGEVVATAGLVLLIFGLAHTDRLRFAPAAVASYIGAAYWFTSSTSFANPAVTIGRAFTDTFAGIAPSSVAGFIAMQLLGAVAGLGLVALIFTNTQQDQIAGEPSPR from the coding sequence GTGACCGCCACCGAACCCGCCACGAGCGGCGCCATGGCCGCCGCTCCGGCGCCGCAGCCCGCACCGGGCGCGACCCCGCCGCACAAGCCGCTCCGCGCCCGCGCGGCCGCCGAGCTGGTCGGGACCGCCGCTCTGGTCGCGATCGTGGTCGGCTCCGGCATCCAGGCCACCGAGCTGACCGACGACGTCGCGCTGCAGCTGCTGGCCAACTCCACCGCCACCGTCTTCGGCCTCGGCGTCCTGATCGTTCTCCTCGGCCCGGTCTCCGGCGCCCACTTCAACCCCGCGGTCAGCCTCGCCGAGTGGTGGACCGCCCGCCGCGGCGGTCCGGGCGTCACCGGCCGCGACCTCGCCGCCTACATCCCCGCCCAGATCACCGGCGCGATCACGGGCGCCATCGCGGCAGACGCGATGTTCGGGCAGCCGCTGGTGAAGTGGTCCACGCACGAGAGGTCGGCGGGCAACCTCCTGCTGGGCGAAGTAGTGGCCACCGCCGGCCTGGTCCTGCTGATCTTCGGCCTCGCCCACACCGACCGGCTGCGGTTCGCCCCCGCCGCGGTCGCCTCCTACATCGGCGCCGCGTACTGGTTCACCTCCTCCACCTCCTTCGCCAACCCCGCCGTCACCATCGGCCGCGCGTTCACCGACACCTTCGCCGGAATCGCCCCGTCCTCGGTCGCGGGGTTCATCGCCATGCAGCTGCTCGGCGCCGTCGCCGGCCTGGGTCTGGTCGCCCTGATCTTCACCAACACCCAGCAGGACCAGATCGCCGGGGAGCCCTCGCCCCGATGA
- a CDS encoding sensor histidine kinase, giving the protein MTLLNPRALRWKIAALTAAACCAVAAVIGVLVHQAMADRGEHTGNERLSARLAAAEREYTRTGSAPLEVEVLTPERLDAPLARALAAKDPAALYATWNDRKPPNWYWMWAAMPVDDGRVLVARTDMSSEVRGLQLLDRSIVKAVLAALLVVVPLAALATEPMNRRLRRGSRTARAIADGDLDARIGPGGRARDEITEMSAAVDEMAAALQHKLEGERRFTADVAHELRTPLMGLSTAAGLLPDGDEAAELVRDRARALNGLVEDLLEISRLDAGAEQARTDAVPLDELVTDIVRRTGTPTAVAIRATPILETDPRRVERIVVNLVTNAHRHGADPVHVTVEATDTGARILVRDQGPGYPTALLTQGPQRFRTGSPERGRGHGLGLTIALGQAKVLGARLSFANAPEGGAVATLDLDGGRGSSGG; this is encoded by the coding sequence ATGACACTCCTCAACCCGCGCGCCCTGCGCTGGAAGATAGCCGCCCTGACCGCGGCCGCCTGCTGCGCCGTGGCCGCCGTGATCGGCGTCCTCGTCCACCAGGCGATGGCCGACCGAGGTGAACACACCGGGAACGAACGCCTCTCCGCGCGCCTGGCGGCCGCGGAGCGCGAGTACACCCGCACGGGCAGCGCGCCGCTCGAAGTCGAAGTCCTCACCCCGGAGCGGCTCGACGCACCGCTCGCCCGGGCGCTGGCCGCCAAGGACCCGGCCGCTCTGTACGCGACCTGGAACGACCGCAAACCCCCCAACTGGTACTGGATGTGGGCGGCCATGCCCGTCGACGACGGCCGGGTACTCGTCGCCCGGACCGACATGAGCTCCGAGGTACGCGGCCTCCAGCTCCTGGACCGCAGCATCGTCAAAGCCGTGCTCGCCGCCCTCCTGGTCGTCGTACCGCTCGCCGCCCTCGCCACCGAACCGATGAACCGCAGGCTGCGCCGGGGATCCCGCACGGCCCGGGCCATCGCCGACGGCGACCTCGACGCCCGGATCGGACCGGGCGGCCGGGCCCGAGACGAGATCACCGAGATGTCGGCGGCCGTGGACGAGATGGCTGCGGCCCTGCAGCACAAGCTGGAGGGCGAGCGCCGCTTCACCGCCGACGTCGCGCACGAACTGCGCACCCCGCTGATGGGGCTGTCCACCGCAGCCGGTCTCCTCCCCGACGGCGACGAGGCGGCCGAACTCGTCCGGGACCGGGCCCGGGCCCTGAACGGGCTGGTCGAGGACCTCCTGGAAATCTCCCGGCTCGACGCCGGAGCCGAACAGGCCCGGACCGACGCGGTGCCGCTGGATGAACTGGTCACCGACATCGTCCGCCGCACGGGCACACCGACCGCCGTGGCGATCCGTGCCACCCCGATCCTGGAGACCGACCCGCGCCGGGTGGAACGCATCGTGGTCAACCTCGTCACCAACGCACACCGGCACGGAGCCGACCCCGTCCACGTCACCGTGGAGGCCACCGACACCGGCGCGCGCATCCTCGTACGGGACCAGGGCCCCGGCTACCCCACCGCGCTGCTCACCCAAGGCCCACAGCGCTTCCGTACCGGAAGCCCCGAACGGGGGCGCGGACACGGACTCGGCCTGACCATCGCCCTCGGGCAGGCGAAGGTCCTCGGCGCCAGGCTGTCCTTCGCGAACGCTCCGGAGGGGGGCGCGGTCGCCACCCTCGACCTGGACGGCGGACGCGGTTCGTCCGGTGGCTGA
- a CDS encoding class I SAM-dependent methyltransferase, protein MAAADHSPDAQLSQTRHRAALVAGWHIAPGSTVLELGCGQGDMTAVLAEAVGPEGRVVAVDVAAPSYGEPVTLGESAARLAAGPLGPRIDFRFGTDVLDPAVDFPDSAFDHVVLAHCAWYFTSLGQLRDTLARVRPWARRLWFTEWDLTPASDDQVAHLLAVLIQGQAEAAGSQGQGNVRTPFSRESLLRLLPEAGWTADGSEPVDTRELQDGDWEIAACLDLVGSGERLAALPEPVRQLVLSQADILRAIAEPRGNRALAAYSVTAH, encoded by the coding sequence ATGGCCGCCGCCGATCACAGCCCGGACGCCCAGCTGTCCCAGACTCGCCACCGCGCCGCGCTCGTGGCGGGCTGGCACATCGCACCCGGCTCAACCGTCCTCGAACTGGGCTGCGGCCAAGGGGACATGACCGCCGTCCTCGCCGAGGCGGTGGGGCCCGAAGGGCGCGTGGTGGCCGTTGACGTGGCCGCCCCCTCCTATGGGGAGCCGGTCACGCTCGGAGAGTCAGCTGCCCGGCTCGCGGCGGGCCCACTGGGGCCACGCATCGACTTCCGCTTCGGCACCGACGTCCTCGACCCGGCAGTCGACTTCCCCGACAGCGCCTTCGACCATGTGGTGCTCGCGCATTGCGCCTGGTACTTCACCTCGCTCGGACAACTGCGCGACACGCTGGCCCGCGTACGGCCGTGGGCACGGCGGCTGTGGTTCACCGAGTGGGACCTGACGCCTGCCTCCGACGACCAGGTGGCGCACCTCCTCGCCGTGCTGATCCAGGGACAGGCCGAAGCCGCGGGATCGCAGGGCCAGGGCAACGTCCGCACCCCCTTCTCCCGCGAGAGCCTGCTGCGGCTCCTGCCTGAGGCCGGCTGGACCGCCGACGGCAGCGAGCCGGTCGATACCCGTGAGCTACAGGACGGCGACTGGGAAATCGCAGCCTGCCTCGACCTGGTGGGAAGCGGCGAGCGCCTGGCCGCGCTGCCCGAGCCGGTGCGACAGCTCGTCCTGAGCCAGGCCGACATCCTCCGGGCCATCGCCGAGCCGCGCGGCAACCGCGCGCTCGCCGCGTATTCGGTCACGGCGCACTGA
- a CDS encoding zinc-binding dehydrogenase, with protein sequence MAGGSSLRTVAPLAQEPRNVIAVGDVSVSELGGRFVERRVDRESLERSARLALGGLLAPVITAVHPLSDAPTALATVENGHTSGKVVIKVA encoded by the coding sequence CTGGCCGGAGGCTCCTCGCTGCGGACGGTCGCTCCGCTGGCCCAGGAGCCCCGCAACGTCATCGCCGTGGGTGATGTGTCTGTCTCCGAGCTCGGTGGGCGTTTCGTCGAGCGCCGCGTCGACCGCGAGAGCCTGGAGCGGTCGGCCCGGCTGGCCCTCGGCGGACTCCTCGCACCCGTCATTACCGCGGTCCATCCGCTCTCCGACGCCCCGACCGCCCTCGCCACCGTCGAGAACGGTCACACCTCGGGGAAGGTTGTCATCAAGGTGGCATGA
- a CDS encoding NAD(P)H-binding protein, whose amino-acid sequence MTILVTGATGTLGRHLVERLRRAGQTVRALTRAPAEATGLPDGIEVVGGDLTKPQTLAAALDGVSAVHLLGATGHDHTPLRTGPQIMAMAAEAGVRRLTVLSADEEGELGQAVRDSGLEWTFIWPIDFMSNALGWSEAIRTAAEVREPYAHRRTASADETDVADVVATVLTGGGHAGRSLLVSGPEALTPSDKVSAIAAATGREIRFTELTDDQARRQWRAEGWPEEGIEFMLHMWATVPETVAEVTSVVEDVVGRPPRTFAQWAAAHADAFRP is encoded by the coding sequence GTGACGATTCTGGTCACCGGTGCGACGGGCACCCTGGGGCGCCACCTGGTCGAGCGACTGCGCCGCGCCGGACAGACGGTTCGCGCGCTCACACGCGCCCCGGCCGAGGCGACCGGCCTGCCCGACGGCATCGAAGTGGTGGGCGGCGACCTCACGAAGCCGCAGACACTGGCAGCGGCTCTCGACGGGGTCTCGGCCGTGCACCTGCTCGGAGCCACCGGACACGACCACACCCCGCTGCGCACAGGGCCGCAGATCATGGCGATGGCCGCCGAGGCGGGCGTACGCCGGCTGACGGTCCTGTCGGCTGACGAGGAAGGAGAACTGGGACAGGCTGTGCGGGACAGCGGCCTGGAATGGACGTTCATCTGGCCGATCGACTTCATGTCCAACGCGCTGGGCTGGTCCGAGGCCATCCGCACCGCGGCGGAGGTCCGCGAGCCGTACGCGCATCGCAGGACCGCCTCGGCCGACGAGACGGATGTCGCCGACGTCGTCGCTACGGTGCTCACCGGGGGCGGTCACGCAGGCAGGAGCCTCCTGGTGTCGGGGCCCGAAGCGCTGACGCCGAGTGACAAGGTGTCCGCCATCGCGGCGGCGACGGGCCGTGAGATCCGTTTCACCGAGCTGACCGACGACCAGGCACGCCGGCAATGGCGGGCCGAGGGCTGGCCCGAGGAGGGCATCGAGTTCATGCTGCACATGTGGGCCACCGTGCCCGAGACGGTGGCCGAGGTGACGTCGGTGGTCGAGGACGTGGTCGGCCGTCCACCGCGGACCTTCGCGCAATGGGCCGCCGCACACGCTGACGCATTCCGCCCCTGA
- a CDS encoding ArsR/SmtB family transcription factor, with product MLTSVDTELIRVLADPLRLKIVTLLAQETLCTTHLVEETGAKQTNLSNHMKVLREAGVVDTEPCGRLVYYRLRPDVLEALAGQFAGLARTARATAEANLKRSCP from the coding sequence ATGCTGACGTCAGTCGACACCGAACTGATCCGGGTGCTGGCCGACCCGCTCCGGCTCAAGATCGTGACTCTCCTCGCGCAGGAGACGCTGTGCACCACCCACCTCGTGGAGGAAACGGGCGCGAAGCAGACGAACCTGTCCAACCACATGAAGGTGCTGCGCGAGGCCGGGGTCGTGGACACGGAGCCGTGCGGGAGGCTCGTCTACTACCGCCTGCGCCCGGACGTACTGGAGGCACTCGCCGGCCAGTTCGCCGGCCTCGCCCGGACCGCACGCGCCACCGCCGAGGCGAACCTCAAGCGGTCCTGCCCCTGA